The nucleotide window AGGTTCATCCAGTTCTATGCTAATGAAGCCACTTGGCCCTGGTTGGAGGcacccctgcagcccttcctggTGTCACCTGttctggttttaattattttcaattCTTGTTTTGAAACAAGCACTCAAAATGTAGACAGTAAAACATCTCTCTAGGGGTACGACATGAACAAGCAGACTAAGGAGGATAAAAACCCTGAAACATTCTGTGCCAGAGAGGTCAGGGACCAAAGACAGCAAACAGCAGAACAAGCACAGAGGGAGGCTCAGATTCTCTGTAGGTAAACCAGCATCCACggtttattgttttattttacaaCTCAATGAGGGGataaaaaccccagcaaacaaataaaaccaccaaGAAAACCAGACCAGGTACAAAGGTATCAgtccagtgtgtgcccaggctgATGGGGCAGCAGATCTCTGCACACTGAGTACAAAATCCTAAGGACAGGTGTCTAGGGGACTTTATCGTAGGGAGGATCAGAAggtgaaagagaaaaggcagctccatGTCCATCTTTATCTGTCTGGACGAGTCATTCCTGGCCTGGTTGGCACCATCATGGGTCTGGAGGGTGGTCTCATCATTGGGGGCCCTGGCATCATTGGCATGTGTCCTCCCATTGgtggcctcatccctggagctaatggggaaagaaaagaattttgGAGAAGAGCTCTTGGGAGTCCCAAGTCACATCTCCAGGGAGCTTCCATTCTACACCTGGGTAAGAACTGATCTGGAAGATGTTGAGCTGGATGACATTTCACTGAAGAACACTGACAATGAGTAGAGAAAGAACCAAGTTCCTGGGTTACGGACCCACTTTAGACTATGTTCATTGATAAATTATGTGGCCAAGGCCAACAGTGTCCTGGgatgcattcagaggagtgtgaccagcagattgagggaggttctcctcctcctctactctgccctaatgaggtcacatctggagtattgtgtccattcccaggctccccaggtcaCGAGacaagaagtgctggagagagtctagcaACAGATCCAACATGCACAAACTGTGTGCACACTGAATCCTTTCCACAGCCTGACCCTGGGGCATGCAGCTCAGGGGTTACACATTGACCTATTCCAGACTTACCAGGTCCAACTGGCATCATTCCTGGTGGGGGAGGGCCCATCATTGGCATCATTGGTGGTCCACCCATGTGAGGGGCCGGCATCATGCCAGGCCGTGGGGGGCCAGCTGGAGACAGACACAGAGTGGTTAGGGAGCTGCCTGCTTCCacattcacagcatcacaggaggccaggagttggaagggaccctaaagatcatccagttccaacccctgccatgggcaggtacacctccactagcccagcttgctcaaggtcccacCCAGcttggccctgaacacctccaggcttggagcctccacagcttctctgggcaacctgtgccagtgcctcaccacagccctggggaagAATTGCTTCTTAATGTCCCATCTGAGAAAAACAGCCTGAGTTCAGACTAAAAGGACCTTTCTCTGCAAGCCCAGGAaagatgcagcccaggccaggagagctgccagcccagcccagtggcacccagcccagcagtgcccagcccagacTTACGGATGCTGGGAGGCGGAGGGATCATGGCTCCTGCGGGCGGTGGGGCCGAGAATGGAGTCGGGGGGATTTTCCCTTGCTGGAATGCAGCC belongs to Indicator indicator isolate 239-I01 chromosome 35, UM_Iind_1.1, whole genome shotgun sequence and includes:
- the SNRPC gene encoding U1 small nuclear ribonucleoprotein C, with protein sequence MRHFLEALVAGRTMPKFYCDYCDTYLTHDSPSVRKTHCSGRKHKENVKDYYQKWMEEQAQSLIDKTTAAFQQGKIPPTPFSAPPPAGAMIPPPPSIPGPPRPGMMPAPHMGGPPMMPMMGPPPPGMMPVGPAPGMRPPMGGHMPMMPGPPMMRPPSRPMMVPTRPGMTRPDR